From Tachysurus fulvidraco isolate hzauxx_2018 chromosome 10, HZAU_PFXX_2.0, whole genome shotgun sequence, one genomic window encodes:
- the lingo4a gene encoding leucine-rich repeat and immunoglobulin-like domain-containing nogo receptor-interacting protein 4a, which produces MFGEAADLWMVFWWVAQLCIVGVSVEEIPPWSCPQNCECLNELLKVNCSSCHLNSVPEGIHKNTKYLSLANNQLNTLRKHQFSELEQLEELDLSENMLTVIEVQAFSGLQNLLILRISRNRLKIILVGVFSGLQSLRLLDISKNEILVFLNDMFYEMPSLQKLAVNENDLVFISNHAFSGLLYLQELNLDGYNLTSVPTEALSQLPRLVRLHFCYTGLTVLPNNSFRKLTQLRELTLTHWNRLDTLLPNSLIGLNLTSLTLSNCNLSSVPYTSFRHLAYLLYLDLSYNPITSIQPNLLRDLIQLQEFHLVGGNLQRVEPGAFRGLVHIRLFNVSLNQLSTLVETVFQSVETLQVLRLDGNPLACDCRLFWVLQRHMHLLTDGQPPSCTTPIQVQGRAFQEFTESELPVLFICRQAHILNREKQEVHVDEGQTVLFLCRVDGDPSPSVIWVSPQRTLVPTTGRIRVLSNGTLEVRYVQLQDSGIYYCFASNVAGNDSIFVSLWVRRFVTSLSRNRSAHFFLDGWSFTSNNPPVNSSYDAQPFPFDLKTLLVAVTIGLLSFLSSVAVCFIFMFFWSQSKGQIKHTATIDFVPHSTGAGSGGGRTRMETGRFTMKLI; this is translated from the coding sequence ATGTTTGGGGAAGCTGCTGATTTGTGGATGGTGTTTTGGTGGGTGGCACAACTGTGCATAGTAGGTGTGTCAGTAGAAGAAATCCCACCTTGGTCATGCCCTCAGAATTGTGAGTGCTTAAATGAGCTTCTCAAGGTCAACTGCTCCTCGTGTCACTTAAACTCCGTACCGGAGGGTATCCATAAGAACACAAAATACCTCAGTCTGGCCAATAATCAGCTGAATACACTTAGAAAACATCAGTTCTCTGAGCTGGAACAGCTTGAGGAATTGGATTTGAGTGAAAACATGCTGACAGTGATTGAAGTGCAAGCATTCTCTGGCCTGCAAAACCTTCTCATTCTGAGGATTTCCCGAAATCGGCTGAAGATCATTCTGGTCGGAGTGTTCTCTGGACTTCAGAGTCTCCGTCTGCTGGACATTAGTAAAAATGAAATCCTTGTCTTTCTCAATGACATGTTTTATGAGATGCCATCTCTACAGAAGTTGGCAGTGAATGAGAATGATCTTGTGTTCATCTCAAACCATGCCTTCAGTGGCCTACTATACCTTCAGGAACTTAACCTGGATGGCTATAACCTTACTTCAGTACCAACTGAGGCACTGTCACAGCTTCCCAGGCTAGTGAGGCTGCATTTCTGTTACACTGGTCTCACAGTGCTACCCAACAATTCATTTAGAAAGCTGACTCAGCTCAGGGAGCTGACATTGACCCACTGGAATAGACTGGATACACTCTTACCTAATAGCTTAATTGGACTCAACCTTACTTCTCTGACACTCAGCAACTGTAACCTGAGCTCTGTTCCATATACGTCTTTCCGCCATCTGGCCTATCTGCTATACTTGGACCTGTCTTACAACCCTATCACCTCTATCCAGCCAAATTTGCTCAGAGACCTTATACAGCTCCAAGAGTTCCATTTGGTTGGTGGGAATCTCCAGAGGGTGGAACCTGGTGCTTTCCGTGGCCTTGTCCACATTCGGCTATTCAATGTATCGTTGAATCAACTGTCAACGCTGGTAGAGACTGTGTTCCAATCAGTAGAGACACTTCAGGTGCTTCGGCTGGATGGGAACCCACTTGCTTGTGACTGCCGACTATTTTGGGTCCTGCAGCGTCATATGCATCTACTTACTGATGGACAGCCTCCAAGCTGTACCACACCTATACAGGTGCAGGGTAGAGCATTCCAGGAGTTCACAGAATCTGAGCTTCCAGTGTTGTTTATTTGTAGACAGGCACATATTCTAAATCGCGAGAAACAGGAGGTGCATGTTGATGAAGGCCAAACAGTCCTTTTCCTTTGCCGAGTAGATGGAGACCCTTCCCCCTCTGTCATCTGGGTGAGCCCTCAGCGGACACTAGTGCCCACCACAGGTCGGATCCGTGTGCTGTCCAATGGAACCCTTGAGGTGCGTTATGTACAACTACAAGACAGTGGCATCTATTACTGCTTTGCATCCAACGTGGCAGGGAATGACAGTATATTTGTCAGTCTGTGGGTGCGAAGATTTGTGACTTCCTTATCTCGGAACCGCTCTGCACACTTCTTTCTTGATGGATGGAGCTTTACATCTAACAATCCACCAGTAAACAGCTCATATGATGCCCAGCCTTTTCCGTTTGACTTGAAGACACTGCTGGTGGCAGTAACAATAGGCTTACTGTCATTCCTGAGTTCTGTGGCAGTTtgctttatatttatgtttttctggAGTCAGAGCAAAGGACAGATCAAACACACAGCCACGATTGACTTTGTACCTCACAGTACAGGAGCAGGATCCGGAGGAGGACGGACCAGGATGGAGACTGGCAGGTTTACCATGAAGCTCATTTGA